From Humisphaera borealis, the proteins below share one genomic window:
- a CDS encoding PQQ-binding-like beta-propeller repeat protein, producing MSRRVIFTAFAILGSIANANHVRAADPAPPTVHTLAAMDAPPAKPNGQATFHAAPRPLAAGARTEDSASFLGPNHNMVIPETKLLDAWPAAGPRAVWEMNKGSGYAAPAVIGDRLILFHRVGDRDTVDCVAATSGERYWQFDYATAYRDRYGYSDGPRATPVIGHDSVYVFGNEGKLHCLELTTGRLRWSRDLRKEFKLRAGFFGLGSTPLIEGDKLIINAGAVPDGPCVIALDCKSGGLVWGTGKDWAMSYASPVPATLHGKRRVLVFAGGETNIGEPVTGGLLCIDPADGKLDFAFPWRGDRRESVNASNPLVIGNRVFISECYGSGGAMLEITPDFKPKLLWENKGFGTHFMVAIHQDGFLYGVDGHGPNDAFLACVDAATGKEQWKMQPEWKEPVGERLLIAGTYRAHLLQADGKMWMLGEFGHLLRVELTPKEFKEKQRAWLFAASETWTPPVLSHGLLYICQNNPDGRSKKDPRIICYDLRGE from the coding sequence ATGTCACGACGAGTGATCTTCACTGCATTTGCAATCCTAGGATCGATTGCAAATGCAAACCATGTCCGCGCGGCCGATCCGGCTCCGCCGACCGTTCACACATTGGCGGCGATGGACGCGCCGCCGGCCAAGCCCAACGGCCAGGCCACGTTCCACGCCGCGCCCCGGCCTCTCGCCGCTGGTGCCAGGACGGAGGACTCGGCCAGCTTCCTCGGGCCGAACCACAACATGGTCATCCCGGAGACCAAACTGCTCGACGCCTGGCCGGCGGCTGGCCCGCGTGCGGTCTGGGAGATGAACAAGGGGTCCGGCTACGCGGCTCCCGCCGTCATCGGCGACCGCCTGATCCTGTTTCATCGCGTGGGCGACCGCGACACCGTGGACTGCGTCGCGGCCACCAGCGGCGAGCGCTACTGGCAGTTCGATTACGCCACGGCTTACCGCGACCGCTACGGCTACTCGGACGGCCCGCGCGCCACGCCCGTCATTGGCCACGATTCGGTCTACGTGTTCGGCAACGAAGGCAAACTGCACTGCCTGGAATTGACGACCGGCCGGTTGCGGTGGTCGCGTGACCTGCGGAAGGAGTTCAAGCTGCGCGCCGGCTTCTTCGGGCTCGGCAGTACGCCGTTGATCGAAGGGGACAAGCTGATCATCAACGCCGGCGCGGTGCCCGATGGCCCGTGCGTGATCGCGCTGGACTGCAAGTCGGGCGGGCTCGTGTGGGGCACCGGAAAAGACTGGGCGATGAGCTATGCGTCGCCGGTGCCGGCGACCCTGCATGGCAAGCGGCGCGTATTGGTCTTCGCGGGCGGCGAGACCAACATTGGCGAGCCGGTCACCGGTGGGCTGCTCTGCATCGATCCGGCCGACGGAAAGCTCGACTTTGCCTTCCCCTGGCGCGGCGATCGGCGCGAATCGGTTAACGCGTCCAACCCCCTCGTGATCGGCAACCGCGTCTTCATTTCCGAGTGCTACGGGTCCGGCGGCGCGATGCTTGAGATTACGCCCGATTTCAAACCCAAGCTACTGTGGGAAAACAAGGGATTCGGCACGCACTTCATGGTGGCAATTCACCAGGACGGATTCCTGTACGGCGTGGACGGGCACGGACCGAACGACGCATTCCTGGCCTGCGTCGATGCCGCGACCGGCAAAGAGCAGTGGAAGATGCAGCCGGAATGGAAGGAACCCGTCGGCGAACGCCTGCTGATCGCCGGGACGTACCGCGCGCACCTGCTGCAGGCCGACGGAAAGATGTGGATGCTCGGCGAGTTCGGCCATCTGCTGCGAGTGGAGCTGACGCCGAAAGAGTTCAAGGAAAAGCAGCGCGCCTGGTTGTTCGCGGCGTCAGAGACCTGGACGCCGCCGGTGCTGAGCCATGGACTTTTGTACATCTGCCAGAACAACCCGGACGGCCGATCGAAGAAGGATCCGAGGATCATCTGTTACGACCTGCGGGGGGAGTGA
- a CDS encoding DUF2256 and DUF3253 domain-containing protein, with product MANPSRETLPEKACVACGRRITWRKKWARDWGGVKYCSDACRRRGVGEVDLKLERALLDLLACRTVGATVCPSEAARLVDPAGWRELMEDARRAARRLVDRGLVDITQRGRVVDLSAAKGPIRVRLRR from the coding sequence ATGGCAAACCCGTCGCGTGAAACCCTGCCGGAAAAGGCCTGTGTCGCCTGCGGCCGCAGGATCACTTGGCGGAAGAAATGGGCTCGCGATTGGGGTGGCGTGAAATATTGCTCCGACGCGTGTCGGCGCAGAGGGGTGGGCGAAGTCGATCTGAAGCTCGAGCGTGCCCTGCTCGATCTGCTGGCGTGCCGGACTGTCGGCGCGACGGTTTGCCCTTCGGAAGCGGCGCGACTTGTCGATCCGGCCGGCTGGCGGGAGCTCATGGAGGATGCCCGGCGGGCGGCCAGGCGGCTGGTGGATCGGGGCCTGGTCGATATCACGCAGCGCGGGCGGGTAGTTGATCTGAGTGCCGCGAAGGGGCCGATTCGCGTGCGGCTGCGCCGGTAA
- a CDS encoding helix-turn-helix domain-containing protein — MSADRFDNPAAPLHSHQIRVDTAEELVTVQIGGEGSVPGGFAKFFNRVVDSEAWAHLSDAGRAAYIPMVRFADHRNQYRVQIGQASLMKYAGLSRSSIKRAIKDLLQSKLLVLVEQGGVTPDGRNESNLYQLMVPVDPRPRLGTPETPTAIPWTHRSAAGMARDEALRPNPLPVQPRTPSRFEVEPTAGPAENPVAGRSRTPSGARRTHPGTVTADPQLRSIKEVEDNNTSSRLPQPVVPVREASTDAAALLVENGVEAPVARKLAGEFPVSRIVDVIDTMRFRAARGKCDNPGGFIRDALVKQWQTPRAVVDARAKAEAAEKSRIASERQRQAEQAKVATVNAEDRQTEQLIAALDDDELEMLAMEVLKKYDGNTAVLAVLTRKPPRQCRLMKMEIAGMLGRG, encoded by the coding sequence GTGTCCGCAGACAGATTCGACAACCCCGCCGCCCCCCTTCATTCGCACCAGATCCGCGTGGATACAGCCGAAGAGCTGGTCACCGTGCAGATCGGCGGCGAAGGGTCTGTTCCCGGGGGATTCGCCAAGTTTTTCAATCGAGTGGTCGATTCCGAGGCGTGGGCCCACCTCTCCGACGCCGGGCGTGCCGCTTACATTCCGATGGTTCGCTTCGCGGACCACCGCAATCAGTACCGAGTGCAAATCGGCCAGGCCTCGCTGATGAAGTACGCCGGGCTGTCTCGGTCGTCGATCAAGCGCGCGATCAAGGACCTACTGCAGAGCAAACTGCTTGTACTCGTGGAGCAGGGCGGGGTTACGCCTGACGGGCGGAACGAATCCAACCTCTACCAGCTGATGGTCCCGGTCGACCCACGACCCCGACTTGGCACACCTGAAACGCCAACGGCGATCCCGTGGACCCACCGCAGCGCGGCAGGCATGGCAAGGGACGAAGCTCTCCGTCCGAACCCCCTCCCGGTCCAGCCGCGAACCCCCTCCCGGTTCGAAGTCGAACCCACCGCCGGGCCCGCCGAGAACCCGGTGGCGGGTCGGTCGCGAACCCCGTCCGGGGCGCGAAGAACCCACCCGGGTACGGTCACCGCTGACCCCCAATTAAGAAGCATCAAAGAAGTAGAAGACAACAACACGTCGTCACGCCTACCCCAACCTGTGGTACCCGTTCGGGAAGCGTCTACCGATGCTGCTGCTCTTTTGGTGGAGAATGGCGTAGAGGCACCAGTCGCTCGGAAGCTCGCCGGCGAGTTTCCCGTTTCGCGAATCGTCGATGTCATCGACACGATGAGGTTCCGCGCCGCACGCGGCAAGTGCGATAACCCCGGCGGATTCATCCGAGATGCGCTGGTCAAGCAGTGGCAAACGCCCCGTGCGGTGGTCGATGCCCGGGCCAAGGCCGAGGCCGCGGAGAAGTCCCGCATCGCGTCGGAACGGCAACGTCAGGCCGAGCAGGCAAAGGTCGCGACGGTGAACGCCGAGGACCGTCAGACCGAGCAGCTCATCGCCGCGCTGGACGACGACGAGCTGGAAATGCTCGCGATGGAGGTCCTGAAGAAGTACGACGGCAACACGGCCGTCCTGGCCGTCCTCACCCGCAAGCCGCCACGGCAGTGCCGCCTGATGAAGATGGAGATCGCGGGGATGCTGGGGCGGGGTTGA
- a CDS encoding DUF1501 domain-containing protein — translation MLNWTRRQWLANTGAGFGLFALRGMMGADAARAAENGVPLASAASISGANVPHYAAKAKAVIFLFMYGGPSHIDLFDPKPTLEKYAGKPIPTFRPEDAFMAGKTKNAAMPSPYAFKKYGSAGIDISEKYPEVAKLADELAVIRSMHCESNNHGPALFQMQSGSRFAGRPAMGSWVTYGLGTENANLPSFVVLMDHQGAPVNGAMNWSNGFMPANYQGVPFRSGATPIAYLNPPAGVSDQQQRARLDLLSKWNEKHLAENPGESALAARIASYELAYHMQSHAAEAVDLSKESAATQSLYGIDNKVSQHFGRNCLLARRLVERGVRYVQLYSGGNEGPKAWDAHDDLKKNHDLHCAETDVPIAGLLRDLKSRGMLDSTLVIWGGEFGRTPTAEAGKGRDHHARAFSVWLAGGGVKGGVVHGVTDDFGYNVVENGVSVPDLHATALHLLGLDHKRLTYPFMGRNFRLTDVSGDVVKQVLA, via the coding sequence ATGTTGAATTGGACACGCCGACAATGGCTCGCCAACACCGGCGCGGGGTTTGGGCTGTTTGCCCTGCGCGGCATGATGGGTGCCGATGCGGCGCGCGCCGCCGAGAACGGTGTCCCGCTGGCTTCGGCGGCATCCATCAGCGGCGCGAATGTTCCCCACTACGCGGCGAAAGCCAAGGCCGTCATCTTCCTGTTCATGTACGGCGGGCCGAGCCACATCGATCTCTTTGACCCCAAGCCCACGCTCGAAAAATACGCCGGCAAACCGATCCCTACCTTTCGGCCTGAAGACGCGTTCATGGCGGGCAAGACCAAGAACGCCGCCATGCCGTCTCCGTACGCGTTCAAGAAGTACGGCTCGGCCGGGATCGACATCTCCGAGAAATACCCCGAGGTCGCCAAGCTCGCCGACGAGCTGGCGGTCATCCGGTCGATGCACTGCGAGAGCAACAACCACGGGCCGGCGCTGTTCCAGATGCAGTCGGGGTCGCGCTTCGCCGGGCGGCCGGCGATGGGGTCGTGGGTGACGTACGGGCTGGGGACCGAGAACGCCAACCTGCCGTCGTTCGTCGTGCTGATGGACCACCAGGGCGCGCCGGTCAACGGCGCGATGAACTGGTCCAACGGCTTCATGCCCGCCAACTACCAGGGCGTGCCGTTCCGGTCGGGCGCGACGCCGATCGCATACCTTAATCCGCCGGCCGGCGTGAGCGATCAGCAGCAGCGCGCCCGGCTCGACTTACTCTCCAAGTGGAACGAAAAGCACTTGGCCGAGAACCCCGGCGAAAGCGCGCTGGCGGCGCGGATCGCCAGCTACGAGCTGGCGTATCACATGCAGTCCCACGCCGCCGAGGCGGTGGACCTCAGCAAAGAATCCGCCGCCACGCAAAGCCTTTACGGCATCGACAACAAGGTATCGCAGCACTTCGGGCGGAACTGCCTGCTGGCCCGCCGGCTGGTCGAGCGTGGCGTGCGGTACGTGCAGCTCTACAGCGGCGGCAACGAAGGCCCCAAGGCGTGGGACGCGCACGACGACCTCAAGAAGAACCACGACCTGCATTGCGCCGAGACCGATGTGCCCATCGCCGGGCTGCTGCGCGACCTCAAGAGCCGCGGTATGCTCGACAGCACACTGGTGATCTGGGGCGGCGAGTTCGGCCGCACTCCCACCGCCGAGGCCGGCAAGGGGCGCGACCATCACGCCCGCGCGTTCAGCGTCTGGCTGGCCGGCGGCGGCGTGAAGGGTGGCGTGGTCCACGGCGTGACGGACGACTTCGGCTACAACGTCGTCGAGAACGGAGTCAGCGTCCCCGACCTGCACGCCACCGCGCTGCACCTGCTCGGCCTCGACCACAAGCGGCTGACCTACCCGTTTATGGGGCGGAACTTCCGGCTGACGGATGTGAGCGGGGACGTGGTGAAGCAGGTCTTGGCGTGA